The Patescibacteria group bacterium genomic interval TAAAAAATCCAAAGCAGCGCGGAATACTCGGAGAATATTATCTGGAAGCTGTGCTGAAAAATGTTTTGCCGCCGGGCAGCTATCAGATGCAATATAAGCTTGGTAAAGACGAAGGTGGAAAAGATTTGATTCCCGATGCCGTAGTTTTTGTCAAAGATAAAATCATTCCGGTTGATTCCAAATTTTCTCTAGAGAATTATAATCGCATCGTCGAGGAAAAAGATTCGGCAGAAAAATCTCGTCTAGAAAAACTTTTCGTCAACGATCTTAAAGAACGTATTGTCGAGACCGCAAAATATATTCAGCCAAGCAAGGGGACTATGGATTTTGCTTTTATGTTTATTCCGCACGAAGCGATTTATTACGATTTGATTGTAAATAAAATCGGCGCTCTCAAAGAAGATACGGAAAGTCTGATCCAGCGCGCTGCGTCGAAATATAAAGTAATTATTGTTTCGCCAACATCTTTTTTAGCTTATCTGCAAACGGTTTTGCAGGGACTGAAAGCCATGCAAATCGAAGAGCAAGCAAAAGATATTGTGAAGCGCGTTGGTGACCTGACAGTGCATCTGAAAAAATATGCAGAAAAATATGACAAGCTTGGTCGGTCGCTCAGCACGGTAGTAAATCAATACGATGATGGCGCTAGTGAGTTTAAAAAAATAGATAAAGATTTGATTCGTATTAGCCAGACCGATGAAGCATTGGGATACGAGCCGTTGAAAATAGATAAACCGAGAGGGGAGTAAAAAAATATAAAATTTTTATAAAAAAGAAGGGACGGAAATATTTCCGTCCTTTTTGTTGTTATTGGTCGAGATTTTTTTGTGCTCGACATTTGTTGGTGGTCGGTCGTATCCGGCTAATTTTTTCGTTTTGTTTTCTTACGGTGTGAAGACGTGTCTGCATTTTGGGCAGGTCACGTTGTTGTTATTGTTGATGTCGTTGTAAGCTTTTACAGCCTTACTCCCGCCAAGCCGATAAAGCTCGGCTATTTGAGCGCGTTCTTCAGCGGCATTATTGTTTGAAGGAGAGGCGTAAGGATCTCCTCCGATAATCACGCCAATAATAAACAATATAAACGCGATGAGCAGTAACATTCCTTCGCTAGGCATTTTAACCTCCATAAATGAAGTAGCATCTTTTTAATGTTCCAGATTATAAATAATATCGTTTTATACACTTTAGTCAATAGCAGATGGCAATATTTACATACATTACTGGTTTATCTTGACTAATTCTAGGTAATTATCTATACTGACAACACTTGATTGGTCTAACGACTAACCACTAACGACTAACCACTAATGACTAACTATGCCTATTAAACAAGCAGCCAAAAAGGCTCTGCGACAAACTATCACCAGAACCAGTCGTAATTTAGACGTAAAAAAGAAATTGGAATTTTTGGAAAGAAATATTAAAAAAGCTTTTGCCAAAAATAATTTAGAAGAGGTAAAAAAAGTCTATAAGGAATTACAGCAGGTGGTCGATAAAGCGGCAAAAAATAAAGTTTTTCACAAAAGCAAGGTTGATAGAATGAAATCTCGTTTGATGAAAAAGATCAACGCTTTGAAAAAATAAATGAATTTAAAAAATCCGGCGCTAAGCCGGGTTTTTTTGTGTACCAAGGTGGGGTGACGCTCCGTTGTCATCCTGAGCCTGCGAAGGATCCCTCTTTATAACCCATGTACGGGAAAAACAATCTTCACGTAATCATCGACGGTTACGTTTTAATATTCGCGTTTAGCTCTTTTCCGGAGGGATCCTTCACTTCGTTCAGGATGACAGTAGGGTTTATCCTGGGCGTAGGTGAGGGATTTGGAATGACAGCTAACTCATTATTTTCGCTAGCAACAAATCAAAAAGCACCACACTGTCGGCATAGCTGGTTTTTATTTTTATATCCGTTTCCAGTAAAAGAGAGTAAATATTTTTTAGTTTATCCAGGGAAAAATTTCTGATTTGTGCCAAAGCTTTTTGTGCGACAAAAGGGTGAATTTTTAGTTGCGAAGCGATTTGTTGTTTGTTTGTCGATCCCAAATCTTTAATAAGCAGCAGAATACGAAATTGACGAATCAACATTGAAAGTAAATAAAGCTCATTGGCGCCGGAGTTTAGTTGATCATCGAGTAGTTTGTGAGCAAGACGGTGGTTTTTATTTGCTATGGCATCAATAAAGTTAAAAATATTATCATCAAACTTGCTTTTAACTAAGGTAACAACGTCATCAGCTTCGATGGTTTTTTTGTTTTTGAAAGCGATCAATTTGTCTATTTCCGAGTTAACCGTCCACAAGTCGTTACCTACCATCTCGGAAAGTTTGACGATTGCTTCTGAGGAAATAGCACCGCCACGGCGTTTGGTTTCCAGATGAATCCAGTTGCGGAGATCGCTGTCACGCAGCGGATCAAAGCGCTGAGCGTATTTTTCTTTGTTTAGTCTTTTGAAAAGCACGGTGCGTTCGTCCGGTTCACCTGGTTCCCAAAAAACAATGATATTGTCTTTGGTTAAATTTTCTTTTTCTAGTACTTCGATTACTTGCCGACCGACTTCCTTATTTTTATTTTGACCAAGCAGACCGCTAACTACGATCATGCGTTTGCGCGCTAAAAAAGGCGGCGTGGCAATAGCCGAATTAAACTCCTCAACTTTCATTTTGGCGCCATCGATAAAAGTCAGGTTGAGAGATGACTCGTCAACGTCTTTGAGGAATTTTTCCTTTAGCTCGGTTAATTTGTGATGGCTGCGATAAGTATCGGGACCATATAGGAAGAAGATCATAAAATTGGTAGTTGGTAGATGGTAGCTAGGGACTAGATTAGTCTAGCCCAAATAGTAGGGGAAGGCAATTTATCCTAAGAGTCGTTCCGGGTTTTTTGTGATCAAAAAGGACGATCAGAATAGTCGCCCTTCCTCTATACTCTATGCTATTCTTTCCGTTTCTCCCCAGTTATCACCAACTTCCACATCAACCACTATTGGCACGCGAAGCTTGTAAACATTTTCCATAGTGTCGCGCACCAGCTTGGCGACTTTTTTTACCAGCACGTCTTTGACTTCAAAAACCAACTCGTCGTGAACCTGTAAAACCATTTTTACTTCATTTGGCGCAAATTCTTTTTTGATTACCTTATCAATTTCAATCATGGCAAGTTTGATCAGGTCAGCAGCGGTTCCTTGAATCGGTGCGTTGATTGCCATACGCTCTGCCGCGGCGCGAATTTGTCCAACGCCGGAATTGATGTCTGGAATATAGCGAACGCGACCAAACAGCGTTTCGACATAGCCTTCTGCTTTAGCGAGGCGAATAGTCTCTTCTAGATACTCTTTGACTCCGGAAAAGCTTTCAAAATATTTTTCGATAAATTTCCGCGCTTCATCAACAGAAATCTTGGTTCGCCAGGACAGACCGTAAGCGCCCATGCCGTAGAGAATGCCAAAGTTAACAGCTTTAGCATTGCGGCGCATTTCTTTAGTTACTTTTTCCAGCGGCACATCATTAATCGCCGCCGCGGTTGCTTGGTGGATGTCCTTTCCTTCTTCAAAAATTTTCAACATCTTTTTATCTTTAGCCAGTGACGCCACGATGCGCAGTTCGATTTGCGAGTAATCAGCTTTGAGTATTTTATAGCCTTCTTCTGCAATAAAAGCGCGGCGGATTTTGCTGCCGAGTTCGGTACGGATAGGAATGTTTTGTAGATTGGGGTCAGATGAAGAAAGGCGACCGGTAGCAGTCACGGTTTGATTGAAACTAGTATGAACGCGGCCGGTTTTTTTGCTGATCAGTTCGGGAAGAGCGCGGGTATAAGTGGATTGCAATTTGGCTAGCTCACGGTGATCAGAGATATAGTCAATAATTTTGTGGCGACCGCTCAGTTTTTCCAGCTCCGGCGCGGCGGTAGAAATACCGGTTTTGATTTTCTTTATGCCTTCGCTGGAGATTTTGAGCCGGTCAAAAAGCACTTCTTTTAACTGTAGCGGCGAATCGATATTAAAGCTGATGCCGGCTATTTTGTAGATTTCTTTGTCGATTTTTTGCCGGTCTTCTTCCAGTTGTTTATCGAGCTTATCGAGAAATTTTTTGTCGATTTTTACGCCAGTGGTTTCCATTTTGGCTAAAATTGGTATCAACGGCATTTCGATTTTTTCCATCAGACCAAGAATGTTTTTTTTCTCTACTTCGGAATACAATTTTTCAAAAAGTTGAAAAGTGTAGTCGGCATCTTCCGAGCAATAGTCGGCCACGCGGTTAACATCGACTTGTTCCAGGGTGATTTGTCCTTTGCCCTTGGGACCAATCAGCGCAGTGATGGGAGTCATCTGATAACCGATTTCGGTAAAGGCTAAAGTATCCAGGTCGTGAGCGCGACTACCGGGATTTAGCAGGTACGAAGCAATCATAGTATCAAAATAAACCCCGCCAACTTCGAAGCCGGCTTGTTTTAAAATCTCGATGTCATATTTTAGGTTATGACCAATCTTTTTCACCTTGTTGTCTTCAAGTACGGCGCGCAGC includes:
- a CDS encoding DNA recombination protein RmuC, translating into MEIILGIIILALLLAIGIVAYLYSKKGQITTPPADQNSLLLIQNQLNELTRTIDSKIGESSKMMNQSVITQFSESQKLIKEITQELSQVKETGKRVEGFADQLQSLQDILKNPKQRGILGEYYLEAVLKNVLPPGSYQMQYKLGKDEGGKDLIPDAVVFVKDKIIPVDSKFSLENYNRIVEEKDSAEKSRLEKLFVNDLKERIVETAKYIQPSKGTMDFAFMFIPHEAIYYDLIVNKIGALKEDTESLIQRAASKYKVIIVSPTSFLAYLQTVLQGLKAMQIEEQAKDIVKRVGDLTVHLKKYAEKYDKLGRSLSTVVNQYDDGASEFKKIDKDLIRISQTDEALGYEPLKIDKPRGE
- the rpsT gene encoding 30S ribosomal protein S20, with the translated sequence MPIKQAAKKALRQTITRTSRNLDVKKKLEFLERNIKKAFAKNNLEEVKKVYKELQQVVDKAAKNKVFHKSKVDRMKSRLMKKINALKK
- the polA gene encoding DNA polymerase I produces the protein MKQEKLIVIDGNALIHRAFHALPPLTSKDGQLVNAVYGFALILFKIYKELKPDYIALTLDKAKKTFRHEEYKEYKATRTKQPDELYAQIPIVKNLAKAFNIPLYELDGFEADDLIGTICHKTEGKVKSIIVTGDMDTLQLIDDDTEVFTLKRGVNDTVIYDAAAVKERYGLKPYQMIDYKGLRGDASDNIPGVKGIGEKTAVELLREFGTLEKVLAAAKKGDKKIKDRYRALLVEHEEDAKMSKHLATIVLDAPIDFRLNENKVVPPDQKKVFDLFQHLGFKSLLSRLPDISGKAVAETKQGDLFGAPSSQLPAPSADFKIRKGYHLVADEKSYESFIKELKKQDTIAIDTETTSLDTITAKLLGIGFCWKSGEAYYLVFNEQPRAASRELRAVLEDNKVKKIGHNLKYDIEILKQAGFEVGGVYFDTMIASYLLNPGSRAHDLDTLAFTEIGYQMTPITALIGPKGKGQITLEQVDVNRVADYCSEDADYTFQLFEKLYSEVEKKNILGLMEKIEMPLIPILAKMETTGVKIDKKFLDKLDKQLEEDRQKIDKEIYKIAGISFNIDSPLQLKEVLFDRLKISSEGIKKIKTGISTAAPELEKLSGRHKIIDYISDHRELAKLQSTYTRALPELISKKTGRVHTSFNQTVTATGRLSSSDPNLQNIPIRTELGSKIRRAFIAEEGYKILKADYSQIELRIVASLAKDKKMLKIFEEGKDIHQATAAAINDVPLEKVTKEMRRNAKAVNFGILYGMGAYGLSWRTKISVDEARKFIEKYFESFSGVKEYLEETIRLAKAEGYVETLFGRVRYIPDINSGVGQIRAAAERMAINAPIQGTAADLIKLAMIEIDKVIKKEFAPNEVKMVLQVHDELVFEVKDVLVKKVAKLVRDTMENVYKLRVPIVVDVEVGDNWGETERIA
- the holA gene encoding DNA polymerase III subunit delta, encoding MIFFLYGPDTYRSHHKLTELKEKFLKDVDESSLNLTFIDGAKMKVEEFNSAIATPPFLARKRMIVVSGLLGQNKNKEVGRQVIEVLEKENLTKDNIIVFWEPGEPDERTVLFKRLNKEKYAQRFDPLRDSDLRNWIHLETKRRGGAISSEAIVKLSEMVGNDLWTVNSEIDKLIAFKNKKTIEADDVVTLVKSKFDDNIFNFIDAIANKNHRLAHKLLDDQLNSGANELYLLSMLIRQFRILLLIKDLGSTNKQQIASQLKIHPFVAQKALAQIRNFSLDKLKNIYSLLLETDIKIKTSYADSVVLFDLLLAKIMS